One region of Takifugu flavidus isolate HTHZ2018 chromosome 14, ASM371156v2, whole genome shotgun sequence genomic DNA includes:
- the LOC130538006 gene encoding LIM/homeobox protein Lhx1-like, translated as MLQCASCEKPILDRFLLKVLDRPWHVKCVQCCDCKCTLSEKCFSREGKLYCKNDFFRRFGTKCDGCAQGILPSDLVRRAKSKVFHLNCFTCMMCNKQLSTGEELYVLDEFKFVCKEDYHNSSGKDTILLSVTSCSDPSMSPDSQDPQDDGKDSETGHLSDKDACGNENDEQGAVGKRRGPRTTIKAKQLETLKAAFAATPKPTRHIREQLSQETGLNMRVIQVWFQNRRSKERRMKQLSTLGSRRHVFFRGQRRMRALGERLEPDELAHFSYYGDYPGDYYGPGGNYEYFQGPPSSQAQTPADLGYMPTSIPAGTPLGVLDHHHQGHHHAGELQCFPDTRHPADSPSPEPHAPGSGRSISGEMCGPGTPYTNVSLSDNGYTNQLSQPSSEMSEGTVW; from the exons ATGCTCCAGTGCGCCAGCTGCGAGAAGCCCATTCTTGATAGGTTTCTGCTCAAAGTTTTGGACAGGCCGTGGCACGTCAAGTGCGTCCAGTGCTGTGATTGCAAATGTACTTTGTCAGAAAAGTGTTTTTCACGAGAAGGGAAGTTGTACTGTAAGAATGACTTCTTCAG GAGATTTGGCACCAAGTGTGACGGTTGCGCGCAAGGCATTTTACCAAGTGACCTGGTGCGCAGGGCCAAGAGCAAAGTGTTTCACCTGAACTGTTTCACCTGCATGATGTGCAACAAACAGCTGTCCACCGGAGAGGAGCTGTACGTCCTGGACGAATTCAAGTTTGTCTGCAAAGAGGACTATCACAACTCTAGTGGCAAAGACACAATCCTTCTTTCag TCACCTCCTGCAGCGACCCGAGCATGTCTCCAGATTCCCAGGACCCGCAGGACGACGGGAAAGACTCGGAAACGGGACATTTGTCCGACAAAGACGCGTGCGGCAACGAAAACGACGAGCAAGGCGCCGTCGGAAAGCGACGCGGGCCCCGGACAACCATCAAGGCCAAGCAGCTGGAAACGCTGAAAGCGGCGTTCGCGGCCACTCCGAAACCCACCAGACACATCCGGGAGCAGCTGTCGCAGGAGACCGGCCTGAACATGAGAGTGATCCAG gtctggttccagaaccggaGGTCCAAAGAGAGGCGCATGAAGCAGCTGAGCACCCTGGGCTCCCGCAGACATGTGTTCTTCCGCggccagaggaggatgagagcgCTGGGAGAGCGACTGGAACCAGACGAACTGGCACATTTCTCCTATTATGGCG ATTATCCTGGTGACTACTATGGTCCAGGAGGGAATTACGAGTACTTCCAAGGACCGCCATCATCCCAGGCCCAGACGCCAGCAGACTTGGGCTACATGCCCACCTCCATCCCTGCTGGTACCCCTTTAGGAGTCCTGGACCACCACCATCAGGGACATCACCACGCTGGAGAGCTGCAGTGTTTCCCTGACACCCGTCACCCTGCAGACTCCCCCAGCCCGGAGCCCCACGCACCAGGCTCGGGTCGAAGCATCTCTGGAGAGATGTGCGGCCCTGGGACGCCCTACACTAACGTGTCCCTCAGTGACAACGGCTACACCAACCAGCTGTCGCAGCCCTCCTCAGAAATGAGCGAAGGCACGGTCTGGTAA